A genomic region of Candidatus Melainabacteria bacterium RIFOXYA2_FULL_32_9 contains the following coding sequences:
- a CDS encoding UDP-N-acetylglucosamine diphosphorylase/glucosamine-1-phosphate N-acetyltransferase — METTDSIKAIVLAAGKGTRMKSSVPKVLHDMLGKTLVERVINQVLNISNISEIFVVVGHQADRVSDFIDKVYAVNACPVRSVLQQPQLGTGDAVFKVYDNLKSFNGTVLVLCGDTPLLTSETLNNFIDFHRESKAALTVLSAILDQPKNYGRIVRDSSRNVKRITEEKDANQEEKLIKEINAGVYCLEWEKVSPAFFDLTTNNEQGEYYLTDIIDWSCKKGLKVEAYTVSDNTEILGINSKSDLAFAGRLLNKRVLNNLMENGVTIVDTESTWISPETDICQDTVIFPGCYIEGQNSIGSNCVLGPNLFIGGNVTAKDNVKIFQSRVSNAVISENSSVGPFAHIRDSVEISNNVRVGNFVEIKNSVIDESSNVAHLSYIGDSTLGKNVNIGAGTITANYDPLTRKKSKTCIEDGAKIGSNSVLVAPIKIGRGANVAAGSVITKDVPSLSLAIARGQQKVIEGWVDKKLKTMSRDNIIAEN; from the coding sequence ATGGAAACTACTGATTCAATTAAAGCAATAGTTCTTGCAGCAGGTAAGGGAACCAGGATGAAATCATCAGTTCCCAAAGTACTGCATGATATGCTTGGCAAGACTTTAGTTGAAAGAGTTATAAATCAAGTTTTAAATATATCCAACATTTCTGAGATTTTTGTAGTGGTTGGCCACCAGGCTGATAGGGTTTCAGACTTTATTGATAAAGTTTATGCTGTTAACGCTTGTCCTGTGAGATCTGTTTTACAACAACCTCAATTAGGGACCGGAGATGCAGTATTTAAAGTGTATGATAATTTAAAATCATTTAATGGAACCGTTTTGGTTTTATGTGGTGATACTCCTTTATTAACCTCAGAAACACTAAATAATTTTATAGATTTTCACAGGGAATCAAAAGCTGCACTGACGGTGCTATCTGCAATACTGGATCAACCTAAGAATTATGGACGAATAGTAAGAGATTCCAGTAGAAATGTAAAGCGAATTACAGAAGAAAAAGATGCAAATCAAGAAGAGAAGCTAATAAAAGAAATAAATGCAGGTGTGTACTGTCTAGAATGGGAAAAAGTATCACCTGCATTTTTTGATCTGACTACAAATAACGAGCAGGGAGAGTATTATTTAACAGATATAATTGACTGGTCCTGTAAAAAAGGATTAAAAGTTGAGGCATATACAGTAAGTGATAATACAGAGATCCTCGGAATTAACTCAAAATCAGATTTAGCCTTTGCTGGACGCTTACTAAATAAGCGAGTGCTTAATAATTTAATGGAAAATGGTGTTACTATAGTTGATACTGAAAGCACCTGGATATCTCCTGAGACTGATATATGTCAAGATACGGTGATATTTCCCGGTTGTTATATTGAGGGGCAAAACAGCATTGGCAGCAATTGTGTATTAGGTCCAAATCTCTTTATTGGTGGAAATGTTACTGCTAAGGATAATGTAAAGATTTTTCAATCCAGGGTTTCTAATGCTGTTATATCTGAAAATAGTTCAGTAGGCCCTTTTGCTCATATTAGAGATAGTGTAGAAATAAGTAATAATGTAAGAGTTGGTAATTTTGTCGAAATTAAAAACTCTGTAATTGATGAATCTAGTAATGTTGCTCATTTAAGCTACATAGGAGATTCCACTCTGGGTAAAAACGTAAATATAGGTGCAGGAACTATAACAGCTAATTACGATCCGCTTACCAGGAAAAAGAGCAAGACTTGTATAGAAGATGGTGCAAAAATTGGTTCAAATTCTGTATTGGTCGCTCCAATTAAAATTGGTAGAGGGGCAAATGTTGCTGCAGGATCTGTAATAACTAAAGATGTTCCATCTTTATCACTTGCAATTGCAAGAGGACAGCAAAAGGTGATAGAAGGATGGGTAGATAAAAAACTAAAAACAATGTCAAGGGATAATATAATAGCAGAAAACTAG